The following are encoded in a window of Catharus ustulatus isolate bCatUst1 chromosome 12, bCatUst1.pri.v2, whole genome shotgun sequence genomic DNA:
- the ETFA gene encoding electron transfer flavoprotein subunit alpha, mitochondrial, whose protein sequence is MLRAVAAQRLRRAASVLRRCQSTLVVAEHNNETLTPITLNAITAAKRLGGEVSCLVAGTSCDKVASELSKVQGVAKVLVAQHDVYKGFLAEELTPLIVETHKKFNYTHICAGASAFGKNLIPRVAGKLDVAPVSDIIEIKSPDTFVRTIYAGNIICTVQCEEAIKVFTVRGTSFEAAPVSGGSASVEKLTPPPPVGISEWIEQKLTKSDRPELTSAKVVVSGGRGLKSGENFKLLYDLADQLHAAVGASRAAVDAGFVPNDMQVGQTGKIVAPELYIAVGISGAIQHLAGMKDSKTIVAINKDPEAPIFQVADYGLVADLFQAVPEMTKLLKKK, encoded by the exons GCGTCGGTGCTGCGGAGGTGCCAGAGCACCTTGGTGGTGGCAGAGCACAACAATGAGACTCTCACACCCATCACCCTCAATGCCATCACTGCAGCAAAACGCCTGGGAGGGGAGGTCTCCTGCCTGGTGGCTGGGACCAGCTGTGACAAG GTAGCATCAGAACTCAGCAAAGTGCAGGGTGTTGCAAAAGTTCTCGTGGCTCAACATGATGTGTACAAGGGATTTCTAGCAG aGGAACTGACTCCCTTGATTGTGGAAACTCATAAAAAGTTTAATTACACCCACATTTGTGCCGGGGCATCTGCTTTTGGGAAG AATCTTATTCCCAGAGTGGCTGGCAAACTGGACGTTGCCCCTGTTTCTGACATTATTGAAATTAAGTCCCCAGATACTTTTGTGAGAACTATCTATGCAG gaaatattATTTGCACTGTGCAGTGTGAGGAAGCAATCAAAGTGTTTACTGTACGGGGAACTTCATTTGAGGCTGCACCAGTgagtggtggcagtgccagtgtAGAAAAGT TGACCCCTCCACCACCCGTGGGCATCTCGGAGTGGATCGAGCAGAAGCTGACGAAGAGCGACCGGCCGGAGCTCACCAGTGCCAAAGTGGTGGTGTCAGGGG gGAGGGGCTTGAAGAGTGGTGAAAATTTTAAGTTGTTGTATGACCTTGCGGATCAATTGCATGCTGCAG TTGGAGCTTCCCGTGCAGCTGTTGATGCTGGCTTTGTTCCTAATGACATGCAAGTTGGACAGACTGGCAAAATAGTAGCACCA GAACTCTATATTGCTGTGGGAATATCTGGAGCAATCCAGCACTTGGCCGGAATGAAAGACAGTAAG ACCATTGTTGCCATTAACAAGGATCCAGAAGCTCCCATTTTCCAAGTGGCAGACTATGGACTGGTAGCAGACTTATTTCAG GCGGTGCCAGAGATGACGAAGCTCCTGAAGAAGAAGTGA